A DNA window from Halobacterium sp. DL1 contains the following coding sequences:
- a CDS encoding LtrC, with protein sequence MATTSDSSVSFDQTDTRSDEMNSTIEQWIDDLVAGVDDAQASAEFQEWLDVQSRFHDYSYRNTLLIKRQCPEATRVAGYRTWQEEFDRHVTEGESAIWIWAPIITNQCPECENSPSYHKSSDCEYDETPPEEWSEGLVGFKPAPVFDISQTEGEPLPDLDTEATGDAGDLVGQLTDASDELGVTVQIIPADEWTHGEAKGICEQLSLVDMQPRVEVRGRKNDADLARTLIHEYAHALLHFDVDDDTERSKREVEAEAVAYVVGRYCGLDTSGSAFYLAAWESDDPEVVRERLGRISTSAQEVIDTLEARE encoded by the coding sequence ATGGCTACGACCAGTGACTCGTCGGTCTCCTTTGACCAGACCGACACGCGATCAGACGAGATGAACAGCACTATCGAACAGTGGATCGACGACCTCGTCGCCGGCGTCGACGACGCGCAGGCCAGCGCGGAGTTCCAGGAGTGGCTTGACGTCCAGAGTCGCTTCCACGACTACTCCTACCGGAACACGCTCCTCATCAAGCGGCAGTGTCCCGAGGCAACGCGGGTGGCGGGCTACCGGACGTGGCAGGAGGAGTTCGACCGCCACGTCACGGAGGGCGAATCGGCTATCTGGATCTGGGCACCAATCATCACGAACCAGTGTCCGGAGTGCGAGAACTCGCCGAGCTACCACAAGAGCAGCGACTGTGAGTACGACGAGACGCCACCCGAGGAGTGGTCCGAGGGCCTGGTCGGGTTCAAGCCCGCACCGGTGTTTGACATCTCCCAGACCGAGGGCGAACCGCTCCCCGACCTCGACACTGAGGCGACTGGGGACGCTGGCGACCTCGTTGGTCAACTGACCGACGCCTCGGATGAACTCGGCGTGACGGTGCAGATCATTCCAGCAGACGAGTGGACCCACGGTGAGGCAAAGGGCATTTGCGAGCAACTGAGTCTCGTCGATATGCAGCCGCGTGTCGAGGTACGGGGTCGGAAGAACGACGCTGATCTCGCCCGGACACTGATTCACGAGTACGCGCACGCCCTGCTCCACTTTGACGTCGACGACGACACCGAGCGGTCGAAACGCGAAGTCGAGGCCGAAGCCGTCGCGTACGTCGTCGGGCGGTACTGCGGACTCGATACCAGCGGCTCGGCGTTCTACCTCGCAGCCTGGGAGTCGGACGATCCCGAGGTTGTTCGCGAGCGGCTTGGACGGATCAGTACGTCGGCGCAGGAAGTCATCGACACACTCGAAGCGAGAGAGTAA
- a CDS encoding transcriptional regulator, translated as MGTIEQTQSNRQGLSTRESRLLSRLAAEGHQIISVDDIETTLEVAPNAAREIASRLTEKGWLDRLFPGTYLIVPLAAGEKSMYTTHEYLIAAHVAEPMYIGYYSALSHHGLTEQVPRTVYVVTPTRAQSREIHGVPYRVTTVTGRKFFGTTPTSIEGTTIQVSDLEKTLVDCADHPGFCGGIRELACAMRAADEQGCSWETVGEYLERLDNGAATKRIVYLADQLGIGLPTREGLVASFTSGYSLLDPTRPETGSTASTYRVRINIELDTLAPTES; from the coding sequence GTGGGAACCATAGAACAAACGCAAAGTAATCGGCAGGGGCTCTCAACTCGGGAAAGTCGGCTCCTCTCGCGGCTTGCCGCTGAGGGCCACCAGATCATCTCGGTCGACGACATCGAGACGACCCTGGAGGTCGCTCCGAACGCCGCCCGGGAGATCGCGTCCCGACTCACGGAGAAGGGATGGCTCGACCGACTCTTCCCGGGAACATACCTCATCGTCCCGCTCGCGGCCGGCGAGAAGTCCATGTACACGACCCATGAGTACCTCATCGCCGCCCACGTCGCCGAGCCAATGTACATCGGCTACTACAGCGCGCTCAGCCACCACGGGCTGACCGAACAGGTTCCCCGGACAGTCTACGTCGTGACACCAACCCGGGCCCAGAGCCGGGAGATTCACGGCGTGCCCTACCGCGTCACGACGGTCACCGGCCGGAAGTTCTTCGGCACGACGCCGACCTCCATCGAGGGGACCACCATCCAGGTCAGCGACTTGGAGAAGACCCTCGTCGATTGTGCTGACCATCCCGGGTTCTGTGGCGGCATCCGCGAGCTCGCGTGCGCAATGCGCGCCGCCGACGAACAAGGCTGTTCCTGGGAAACCGTCGGCGAGTATCTCGAGCGCCTCGACAACGGCGCCGCGACCAAGCGGATCGTCTACCTCGCCGACCAGCTTGGCATCGGCCTTCCCACCCGAGAGGGGCTCGTCGCGTCGTTCACGAGTGGCTATTCCCTGCTGGACCCCACGCGTCCCGAGACCGGGTCGACAGCCAGCACGTACCGGGTCCGCATCAATATCGAGCTGGACACGCTGGCGCCGACGGAGTCCTAG
- a CDS encoding DNA polymerase subunit beta, with translation MSEMAKQDITVCIDAYPDPDTDVFRIGAADDILRLLVDAHDTEFSIPELVDATGVTRSTVWRAVDLLDSIDAIQIRETPQRNYIAINPDRLQKDDPILGISQSEFHAPIRAFVDRVQATTADADDINDLLGIVIFGSVARGEADRQSDIDCFVVVDGNRTTARRQITDVVADLQSERFDGDRFVFEPYVESAESAGRAGSKLHEIFTEGITVYGSDRLDEIRKEVVADE, from the coding sequence GTGTCTGAAATGGCGAAACAGGATATAACGGTCTGTATCGATGCGTATCCCGACCCGGACACCGATGTCTTTCGCATCGGCGCCGCGGACGACATCCTCCGCCTGCTCGTCGACGCCCACGACACGGAGTTCTCGATCCCTGAACTCGTCGACGCCACGGGTGTTACTCGGTCGACGGTCTGGCGGGCCGTCGATCTCCTCGACAGTATCGACGCCATCCAGATTCGAGAAACGCCTCAACGCAACTACATCGCGATCAACCCAGACCGTCTCCAGAAGGACGACCCGATCCTTGGCATCTCTCAATCAGAATTCCACGCGCCGATCCGAGCATTCGTCGACCGCGTCCAAGCCACGACCGCCGACGCCGACGACATCAACGACCTCCTTGGGATCGTCATCTTTGGAAGCGTCGCTCGGGGGGAGGCAGACCGACAGAGCGATATCGATTGCTTCGTGGTCGTCGATGGCAACCGGACGACAGCCCGCCGGCAGATAACCGACGTCGTCGCCGATCTCCAGTCCGAGCGGTTCGACGGTGACCGATTCGTGTTCGAACCGTACGTCGAATCTGCAGAGAGCGCTGGGAGAGCCGGATCGAAGCTCCACGAGATCTTCACCGAGGGGATTACAGTATACGGGAGCGACCGCCTCGACGAGATCCGCAAGGAGGTCGTCGCCGATGAGTAG
- a CDS encoding exonuclease V subunit beta, giving the protein MHRISRRGGEAMSDDVPDWLPTIEDDEDPKPQQRTIIESERYPMRVLAGAGTGKTFTMVRKIENLIDEHGVSPDRILALTFTNNAADSMREKLNAKLGPAGYDVDAYTYHSICNEILTDYAYDAGLDPDFEIATDAEKYVIVLDVLDEIDYRAVKPNVYGPDSYVSGVASKLLSFIGSMKRSGISPAEIEEYLGSPEQVYELDAVPDRVEEIASDHLGGRSVSTVLDGIQDTRADLVAERDTLRDEGLEASIKDFLDRLVDLCDALEVAFEEYEAGERSLPEDAHKLPKYLLGGYSSAPSGIPNDLKLELTDYLRNALDECKTALDLNAGYETYERELDRRNLLDFDGLVVKTVELLETDVGEGLGDRWDYVFCDEFQDTDRLQFDLITSLVSEDCLFVVGDDDQAIYEWRGANVANITDELDDVFGPDLEDEPLEQNFRSRQPILDLANEALERLADRRSTKMLTRVDEPDFDGDTVAVVEEADDEDDLREQAVKYGLEDEIDALLQYLETHGEIQDGRLPEWSEFQELAADYEVDLPQ; this is encoded by the coding sequence GTGCACAGAATCTCTCGCAGAGGAGGTGAAGCGATGAGCGACGACGTGCCTGATTGGCTCCCAACCATCGAGGACGATGAGGATCCGAAGCCACAGCAGCGGACGATTATCGAGTCGGAGCGGTATCCCATGCGGGTCCTCGCAGGTGCGGGGACCGGAAAGACGTTCACGATGGTCCGGAAAATCGAGAACCTCATTGACGAACACGGAGTTTCTCCGGATCGGATTCTCGCGTTGACCTTCACCAACAACGCCGCTGATTCGATGCGTGAGAAACTCAACGCAAAACTCGGACCCGCAGGGTATGACGTCGACGCGTATACGTACCACTCTATCTGCAACGAGATACTGACGGACTATGCCTATGATGCGGGATTAGATCCAGACTTCGAGATCGCAACGGATGCTGAAAAGTACGTCATCGTGCTTGATGTCCTCGACGAAATCGACTACCGTGCCGTCAAACCCAACGTCTACGGCCCAGATTCATACGTGAGCGGCGTCGCATCGAAACTCCTCTCGTTTATCGGGTCGATGAAGCGAAGTGGGATTTCGCCCGCAGAGATCGAAGAGTATCTCGGGTCACCGGAACAAGTCTATGAGCTCGATGCTGTGCCAGACCGTGTTGAGGAGATTGCAAGTGACCATCTTGGTGGTCGTTCAGTTTCGACCGTTCTCGACGGCATCCAGGATACACGAGCCGACCTCGTCGCAGAACGGGATACCCTCCGCGATGAAGGATTAGAGGCGAGCATCAAAGACTTCCTCGACCGACTCGTTGACCTCTGTGACGCACTCGAAGTGGCGTTTGAGGAGTATGAGGCTGGTGAGCGGTCGCTTCCCGAGGATGCACACAAGCTGCCGAAATATCTCCTTGGAGGGTACAGTAGTGCTCCGAGCGGGATACCAAACGACCTGAAGCTCGAACTGACAGACTACCTCCGAAACGCTCTCGACGAGTGCAAAACTGCCCTGGATTTGAACGCAGGGTATGAGACATACGAGCGAGAGCTCGACCGGCGAAATCTGCTTGACTTCGATGGTCTCGTGGTTAAGACAGTAGAGCTGCTCGAGACTGACGTCGGAGAGGGTCTGGGCGACCGATGGGACTACGTTTTCTGTGACGAGTTCCAGGACACTGATCGTCTCCAGTTCGACCTCATTACGTCCCTTGTCTCAGAGGATTGCCTATTTGTCGTGGGCGATGACGATCAAGCAATCTACGAATGGCGCGGCGCGAACGTCGCGAACATCACTGACGAACTCGACGACGTCTTCGGGCCCGATCTCGAAGACGAACCGCTAGAACAGAACTTCCGGTCACGTCAGCCTATTCTCGACCTCGCAAATGAAGCACTAGAGCGGTTAGCGGATCGGCGGAGTACCAAAATGCTCACGCGTGTCGACGAACCCGATTTCGACGGAGACACGGTCGCGGTCGTTGAGGAAGCCGACGACGAAGACGACCTTCGCGAGCAAGCGGTGAAGTACGGACTCGAAGACGAGATTGATGCGCTACTCCAGTACCTCGAGACACACGGCGAGATCCAGGACGGCCGTCTCCCCGAGTGGTCCGAGTTCCAGGAGCTGGCAGCTGATTACGAGGTGGACCTCCCCCAATGA
- a CDS encoding DNA helicase UvrD gives MSEVQHFDGTLITVPFGTGEPRSTVTEQYQAFLKEYNPEDILVITGSPTSMETFREELKNIAPGSAVPRVTSLVVQATDVVNQTDNRAILSDAMRRELVHRFLEEQEWDSEHFQRAAEQPSFLSDIAQLMETATWQDVSFEKTPELVEVAELVEAFHEWLDGHNHLERGQLITEANAALSETEKRDDVVDVEAVLAVEFEEFLPLDRRYLATVADGLELVCVAEENASVRRTWIEPGPITDYVSFSRTESTARTVPPSRPAATGAYLATETVHEDPEAGEVNVIPTESADEQIKNVADEIERLRDRENWEYEDFAVALKQSGSAVIETLRAFQQTGVPTESSTVTGFGDDPAIRELLQVVRYLAADDDDAQTELLEASVLDESILASIEQMKGLSSPLRRWATESNMKVRIAEETSPLNVRAQFGNVQRAFAMAEFVEDTPFIETTWESFATMLERAHEYAPQQNQTSSTELDGGVRVDHLQAIKNGSFRAVFLLDIVDEEYPGSPSLTRLFPQERLSEMPDYPGVTQVDTEDVTNTFPTSSTASSRPFRRYHAEHARRRLAIGATAAGDRLYFCLYNHKDTALEERAQPSRFLTDAYRQLPWVKETTESEIRSERRAEEYLLSRVDNALADVRRSHSQDVTVSLDEVEAELSEIQHLLSESGDRGEQLRDALQARIEFAAGGVRRD, from the coding sequence GTGTCTGAGGTCCAGCATTTCGATGGGACGCTCATTACTGTTCCATTCGGCACTGGTGAGCCTAGATCAACAGTAACTGAGCAATATCAGGCCTTTCTCAAGGAATATAATCCAGAAGACATCCTCGTCATCACTGGATCTCCGACGAGCATGGAGACGTTTCGGGAGGAACTCAAAAACATAGCTCCCGGATCAGCTGTTCCACGTGTCACGTCCCTGGTCGTGCAAGCGACCGACGTCGTGAACCAGACCGATAACCGAGCGATTCTCTCAGACGCGATGCGGCGCGAGCTCGTCCATCGGTTCCTCGAAGAGCAAGAGTGGGACAGTGAGCATTTCCAGCGTGCAGCCGAACAACCCTCCTTCCTGAGTGATATCGCCCAGCTCATGGAAACTGCCACGTGGCAGGATGTTTCCTTCGAGAAGACGCCAGAGCTAGTTGAAGTTGCGGAACTCGTCGAAGCGTTCCACGAATGGCTCGACGGCCATAACCACCTAGAACGGGGCCAGCTAATCACTGAGGCGAATGCGGCGCTGTCGGAGACCGAGAAACGAGATGACGTAGTCGATGTCGAGGCAGTCCTCGCCGTCGAGTTTGAGGAGTTCCTGCCGCTTGACCGTCGCTATCTTGCTACCGTGGCGGATGGGTTGGAGCTCGTATGTGTAGCAGAAGAGAACGCGAGTGTTCGGCGGACATGGATCGAGCCGGGACCAATTACTGACTACGTCTCATTTTCGAGGACAGAGTCTACTGCAAGGACAGTACCCCCATCCCGACCGGCTGCGACGGGTGCGTACTTGGCGACTGAAACCGTTCACGAAGATCCCGAAGCGGGGGAGGTGAACGTCATCCCGACAGAGAGCGCCGACGAACAGATCAAGAATGTCGCTGATGAAATCGAGCGGCTTCGAGATAGAGAGAACTGGGAGTACGAGGATTTCGCCGTCGCACTGAAGCAGAGCGGTTCCGCAGTAATCGAGACGCTTCGTGCCTTCCAGCAGACAGGGGTTCCGACAGAGTCCTCGACTGTCACGGGGTTCGGCGATGATCCCGCTATCCGAGAGCTACTGCAGGTTGTTCGTTATCTGGCAGCCGATGATGACGATGCTCAAACAGAGCTGCTGGAAGCCTCGGTTTTAGACGAATCGATTCTGGCCTCTATCGAGCAGATGAAGGGGCTCTCAAGTCCGCTCCGACGGTGGGCGACCGAGTCGAACATGAAGGTTCGAATCGCTGAGGAGACGTCTCCACTGAACGTTCGTGCCCAATTTGGGAACGTTCAGCGGGCGTTCGCGATGGCGGAGTTCGTAGAAGACACGCCGTTCATCGAAACGACCTGGGAGTCGTTCGCGACGATGCTTGAACGCGCCCACGAGTATGCTCCTCAACAGAACCAAACAAGTTCGACCGAACTTGACGGAGGTGTCCGAGTCGATCACTTACAGGCGATCAAAAACGGGTCCTTCCGAGCAGTCTTCTTGCTGGACATCGTCGACGAAGAGTACCCTGGATCACCTTCCCTGACTCGGTTATTCCCCCAAGAACGCCTCTCAGAGATGCCGGACTATCCGGGCGTAACACAGGTCGACACAGAAGATGTCACCAACACCTTCCCGACCTCCTCGACAGCGTCAAGCCGCCCGTTCCGACGATACCATGCAGAGCATGCACGGCGGCGGCTCGCCATCGGAGCAACTGCTGCTGGCGATCGCCTGTACTTCTGTCTGTACAATCACAAAGACACCGCACTGGAAGAACGTGCTCAGCCGTCGAGGTTTCTCACGGACGCGTATCGGCAGTTGCCGTGGGTGAAAGAGACGACAGAATCAGAGATCAGGAGCGAGCGAAGAGCGGAAGAATATCTGCTCTCTCGGGTCGACAACGCTCTCGCAGACGTCCGTCGCTCTCACAGCCAAGACGTGACGGTCTCTCTCGACGAGGTCGAAGCCGAGCTTTCGGAGATTCAGCACCTCCTCAGTGAAAGCGGGGACCGCGGCGAGCAGCTTCGTGATGCACTGCAAGCACGTATCGAATTTGCTGCTGGAGGGGTTCGACGTGACTGA
- a CDS encoding ATPase AAA codes for MTDPSDGSDFIADAEWHNEWWDTGNGSLSELEQTASLDPRSDLLKVLQSIDDEREDGTECLVYPIYGPTGIGKTTLLQQFIAAILDSDTVDFSPSHRDLDIVGSVDSRQILYVPLEDSLYHLEPSSSAVEKLENVIDYFRSHVAPRRGRKYIILDNIGALRLDEDEQSALLDLVDDDTYLLLTGIVESQVDLSGISASSEPKIKYPRAMLPMKFIDTIKQGAYDDSALLETDPDFALRVESHQTRSMDGEALIKDVRSNLSESENLDDAVASLNQLYFEAFSDVERDGLYEAAREYLQKGGIFLRATETPVKNELIRSHLLLYLYKELAEYESIQRPENLHRIASLAASQAGNELRYTDISDQLEVDRRTVDSYLSVLDDGLSVSESHDFSLQRHRRTRLYLRNPRHVVLLSQRQEHHGFETYEKTGSLNHEFEYKLARTVAFDHAKRLAWRVGGSGDEDPQVEYFETESGTVDYILHNEDGVVAPFVLSYHPHAGNADEIAVEFDPTVGKHPRPGGEELLDIDYEAPYRFIIADSLPKEVTQSGSLVVERDGVNLCYIPYWLFLLVC; via the coding sequence ATGACAGACCCATCTGACGGTTCTGATTTCATCGCAGACGCTGAATGGCATAACGAATGGTGGGATACAGGCAATGGTTCGCTATCTGAGTTAGAGCAAACCGCTTCTCTAGACCCCAGATCAGACTTACTCAAAGTACTGCAGTCCATTGATGACGAGCGAGAAGACGGTACTGAGTGTCTCGTGTATCCCATTTACGGACCGACCGGAATCGGCAAAACAACGCTTCTTCAGCAATTCATCGCTGCAATCCTTGATTCAGACACCGTTGACTTCTCTCCCAGCCATCGTGATTTAGATATCGTCGGCTCCGTTGATTCACGCCAGATCCTCTATGTCCCTCTTGAGGATTCTCTCTACCATCTCGAACCTTCAAGCAGTGCTGTGGAAAAACTCGAAAACGTTATCGACTATTTCCGCTCTCACGTCGCTCCACGTCGAGGTCGTAAGTACATCATCCTCGACAATATCGGGGCTCTGCGACTCGATGAAGATGAACAGAGTGCTCTTCTAGACTTGGTCGATGATGATACCTATCTACTGCTGACCGGAATTGTAGAATCCCAGGTCGACTTGAGTGGGATCTCGGCTTCGAGCGAGCCCAAAATCAAGTATCCTCGTGCGATGCTACCGATGAAGTTCATCGACACCATCAAGCAAGGGGCATATGATGACTCTGCGTTACTCGAGACAGACCCTGATTTTGCTCTTCGTGTGGAGTCCCATCAAACGAGGAGTATGGACGGTGAGGCCCTGATAAAGGATGTCCGGAGTAATTTGTCTGAATCGGAAAACTTGGATGACGCGGTCGCGTCGTTGAATCAGCTTTACTTTGAAGCCTTCTCCGACGTTGAGCGAGATGGCCTGTATGAGGCCGCTCGTGAGTACCTGCAGAAAGGTGGAATCTTCCTACGTGCTACGGAAACCCCGGTCAAAAACGAACTCATCCGATCACATCTCCTCCTGTATCTCTATAAGGAACTCGCAGAGTATGAATCGATTCAACGACCTGAGAACCTCCATCGAATCGCTTCATTAGCTGCGAGCCAAGCTGGGAATGAGCTTCGATATACGGACATCAGTGATCAGTTGGAAGTCGATCGACGGACTGTCGATTCGTACCTGTCCGTCCTGGATGACGGACTCTCCGTTTCGGAATCTCACGATTTCTCACTTCAACGCCACCGCCGTACTCGGCTCTACCTTCGGAATCCGCGCCATGTTGTACTTCTGTCCCAACGCCAGGAACACCACGGATTCGAAACATACGAGAAGACCGGGTCTCTCAATCACGAGTTCGAATACAAGCTAGCTCGAACCGTCGCCTTTGACCATGCGAAAAGACTGGCATGGAGGGTTGGTGGCTCAGGTGACGAGGACCCTCAGGTCGAATACTTCGAGACTGAATCAGGGACGGTCGACTACATCCTCCACAATGAGGATGGGGTAGTTGCCCCGTTCGTTCTCTCCTATCATCCACACGCAGGGAATGCTGATGAAATCGCAGTAGAGTTCGATCCGACTGTCGGAAAGCATCCGAGACCTGGTGGAGAGGAGCTTCTCGACATCGATTACGAAGCCCCCTACAGGTTCATCATTGCGGATAGCCTGCCAAAAGAAGTGACGCAGTCGGGTTCACTCGTTGTGGAACGGGATGGCGTCAACCTTTGTTACATTCCCTACTGGCTGTTCCTCCTCGTCTGCTAA
- a CDS encoding restriction endonuclease codes for MSTQTTRDGNREQLQELLRDLFQFDAADLDFGVYRILNQRRDRIEQFIEDDLLDAVDESLESLADAKRAEIEEELEEKATELRQDWDDDIFNPDGSLKDQYANLGQKDLEEYQDLWETQEDVAVAEETEARIFNDLYRFFSRYYEDGDFHTKRRISSKDSKYYVPYNGEETYFHWANNDQYYVKTGEHFTDYRFDADEWTVEFRLEEADVPQDNVKGDSRYFVLGRGDPVSTDSDEQTVTIRFQYRQITEDEADDYVEAYNEATGDDRSSFAHMTPAMRCDALEGRTLGHVEDAGTERILTAEKDDDATSTVLKSHLTRYVSENSMDYFVHKDLEKFLEGELDFFLQNEVLDVDELIKANDGSSPPVLRARTVRDIAERIISFLAQIEDFQKRLFEKKKFVVQTDYMVTLDQVPDDLYDEILENDEQLEQWREIYNTDQWDTTLKWQGKFNEAFLKNHTSVMVDTGLFDEEFKLKLLSSFDDLEEATNGVLVNGENFQALNLLSEKFNDKVSCSYIDPPYNTGNDGFLYKDNYQHSSWLSMMSDRLERVHSILPKDSSIFISNDDSENNRLNLLLNHVFGSQNFVADVIWEKVYSPKNSAKYFSEDHDYITVYSKDKETWRPNLLPRSDDQNKRYKNPDDDPRGEWKPSDLTARNPYSEGQYEVESPSGKIFSPPTGRYWSISKKKFEKLDEDNRIWWGESGGNMPHLKRFLSEVQEGMVPQTLWSYGEVGHTQRAKKELLEFVDFEKTEDVLNSVKPTSLLKRVLRIGTDDDATEWVMDFFAGSGPTAHAAIDLNREENSDRRYVLVEMGEYFDTMILPRIQRAVLSSEWKGGTPGAQDGVTHLIKYHRAESYEDALNNIMLSEPNSSQQTLVDDSIEDYTQGYMLEFESRESPSLLPEGTFDNPFNHELWIEQNGKSRELTKVDLIETFHYLIGADVRQYWRETHQDRKYVVTNCDVDTETGGEKILTVWRQTEDIDLDKEKEWFDDGFDSESYDRVYVNGESQIAQAEPLEITFREKMEESPNVA; via the coding sequence ATGTCTACGCAAACCACACGAGACGGAAATCGAGAACAGCTTCAGGAACTGCTACGGGATCTCTTCCAGTTCGACGCTGCCGATCTCGACTTTGGTGTCTACCGCATTCTGAACCAGCGTCGAGATCGAATTGAGCAGTTCATCGAGGACGATCTCCTCGACGCCGTCGACGAGAGTCTGGAATCTCTGGCTGATGCAAAGCGCGCCGAGATTGAGGAAGAACTCGAAGAGAAAGCCACAGAACTTCGTCAGGACTGGGACGACGATATCTTCAACCCCGATGGGTCACTGAAGGACCAGTACGCGAATCTCGGACAGAAAGACCTCGAAGAGTACCAGGACCTCTGGGAGACTCAGGAAGACGTCGCCGTCGCTGAGGAGACGGAAGCCCGTATCTTCAACGACCTGTACCGGTTCTTCTCTCGGTACTACGAGGACGGAGACTTCCACACCAAGCGCCGGATCTCTTCGAAGGATTCGAAGTACTACGTCCCGTACAACGGCGAGGAGACGTACTTCCACTGGGCGAACAACGACCAGTACTACGTCAAAACGGGCGAGCACTTCACCGATTACCGATTCGATGCTGACGAGTGGACCGTTGAGTTCCGCTTAGAGGAGGCGGATGTGCCGCAGGACAACGTCAAGGGAGACAGCCGGTACTTCGTACTCGGTCGTGGCGACCCGGTTTCGACGGACTCTGACGAGCAGACGGTGACGATTCGCTTCCAGTACCGACAGATCACCGAAGACGAGGCCGACGACTACGTCGAGGCGTACAACGAGGCGACAGGCGACGACAGAAGCTCCTTCGCGCACATGACGCCTGCGATGCGGTGTGACGCTCTCGAAGGACGCACCCTAGGCCACGTCGAAGACGCAGGAACCGAACGCATCCTCACCGCAGAGAAAGACGACGACGCCACCTCTACGGTACTGAAAAGCCACCTCACTCGGTACGTCTCGGAGAACTCTATGGACTACTTCGTCCACAAGGATCTGGAAAAATTCCTTGAGGGCGAACTCGATTTCTTCCTCCAGAACGAGGTGCTCGACGTCGACGAACTGATCAAGGCCAACGACGGGTCATCACCGCCGGTGCTTCGAGCCCGGACAGTGCGCGATATCGCAGAACGCATCATCTCGTTCCTCGCACAGATAGAGGACTTCCAGAAGCGGCTCTTCGAGAAGAAGAAGTTCGTTGTCCAGACCGACTACATGGTCACGCTCGATCAGGTTCCTGACGATTTGTACGACGAGATTCTTGAAAACGACGAGCAGCTTGAACAGTGGCGTGAGATATATAATACAGATCAGTGGGATACGACCCTGAAATGGCAGGGAAAATTCAACGAAGCCTTCCTAAAGAACCATACGTCGGTAATGGTCGACACAGGTCTGTTCGACGAAGAGTTCAAACTAAAGTTGCTGTCTTCGTTTGACGATCTCGAAGAAGCAACAAATGGTGTACTAGTCAATGGTGAAAACTTTCAGGCATTGAATTTACTATCCGAAAAATTCAATGACAAGGTCAGTTGCAGCTATATTGACCCTCCATACAATACGGGGAATGATGGATTCCTGTATAAAGACAATTACCAGCATTCCAGCTGGCTTTCGATGATGAGTGACCGCCTGGAAAGAGTCCACTCAATTCTCCCAAAAGACAGTTCGATATTTATCAGTAATGATGACAGCGAAAACAATCGGTTGAACCTTCTATTGAATCATGTGTTTGGTTCCCAGAATTTTGTCGCGGATGTGATCTGGGAGAAGGTCTATTCACCCAAAAACTCTGCCAAGTATTTCTCTGAAGATCATGACTATATTACAGTTTACTCTAAAGATAAAGAAACATGGCGGCCCAACTTGCTACCACGGAGTGATGACCAAAATAAGCGGTATAAGAATCCAGATGATGATCCACGAGGAGAATGGAAGCCTAGCGATCTGACTGCCCGTAATCCATACAGTGAAGGCCAGTATGAGGTTGAGAGTCCGTCGGGCAAAATATTCTCTCCACCAACGGGCCGTTACTGGTCTATCAGTAAGAAGAAGTTTGAGAAATTAGATGAAGACAATCGGATTTGGTGGGGCGAAAGTGGAGGTAATATGCCTCATCTGAAGCGGTTCCTTTCTGAAGTACAGGAAGGAATGGTGCCACAGACTCTGTGGAGCTATGGCGAAGTAGGACATACTCAGCGCGCTAAGAAAGAGCTTCTAGAATTCGTTGACTTTGAGAAAACAGAGGATGTTCTGAACTCAGTTAAGCCTACCTCACTTCTGAAGAGAGTTCTTAGGATTGGAACCGACGATGATGCAACCGAATGGGTGATGGATTTCTTCGCAGGGTCCGGTCCTACTGCCCATGCCGCGATTGATCTGAATCGAGAGGAGAACAGTGACCGACGTTACGTGTTGGTGGAGATGGGAGAATACTTTGACACAATGATTCTCCCCCGTATTCAGCGTGCTGTCCTTTCGTCTGAATGGAAAGGGGGGACGCCAGGTGCTCAGGATGGCGTCACACACCTGATAAAGTATCATCGGGCAGAGTCGTATGAAGATGCGCTCAACAATATAATGTTAAGTGAACCGAATAGCTCCCAACAAACTCTGGTTGATGATTCAATTGAAGACTACACTCAGGGATATATGCTGGAATTTGAGTCTCGCGAGAGTCCTTCACTCCTCCCGGAAGGAACCTTCGACAATCCATTCAATCATGAACTCTGGATCGAACAGAATGGTAAGAGCCGAGAGTTGACTAAAGTCGATCTCATAGAGACATTCCACTATCTGATTGGAGCCGATGTCCGCCAGTATTGGCGTGAAACCCACCAGGATCGAAAGTACGTGGTCACCAATTGTGATGTTGATACAGAAACCGGTGGCGAAAAAATCCTCACCGTGTGGAGGCAGACAGAAGATATCGATCTTGATAAAGAGAAGGAATGGTTCGACGACGGGTTCGATAGTGAATCGTACGACCGCGTCTACGTGAACGGCGAGAGCCAGATCGCGCAGGCAGAACCCCTCGAAATTACGTTCCGAGAGAAGATGGAGGAGAGTCCCAATGTCGCGTAG